TGCAGCCACCGGCGCCGGGAGCGGGGGTTACGGAGGAAGGCGCCGCACGGGCACcatgagaaagcagaaaatgcaggtCAAACACCGCCTCCCCCGAGGCCTGGAGGGGCCGGCGGTTCGGGGCGGGCAGCCACGGCCCGGAGGCTTCCCCGAGCCGGACAACGACTCCCGCGGCCCCTCGGGACAatgcggggacacgggggcgCGGAGAAGGCCGGGCTGCAGCGGGGCTTCCCCGGCGCTCGCCTTCACCGACAAAGACGCGCGGCCGCTCCAGCCCCAACTCCGGCCCCGGCACTGCACCGGCCGGCAGCGTCCCGAGCCCGCGCACCGCCGTGCCCGCCATGATGCCCGCACACCGCGCCGGACCGGGTCAGCTCGGGCCGGGCCTCCGGGGGCACGGCGGGACGCTGCCGACTGGGCTgccaaggcagcacagagcagagcgTCAGACCGCGGGCCGCGCCACGAgcccccgcggccgcccgcccAGCCGCCCGTCCCAGCGCTCCCTACCGCCGCCAGGTACAGCCGGTTCCCGCCTGCCCGCGCCTACCTGGCCGGCCCGTTCCCCGGGCCCCTGCGCGGCACCAGGCCCGGCTCGGCGCCACGGCGTGTCCCGGGCAGCCGGCGAGAGCGAGCGCTCGGCCGCGGCAGCGGCGGCCCCTCccccggcggcggcagcggcagcTTCTCCCCGGGCCGGGCGGAAACGGCACTGGGTACACGGGGATCCCCGGCGCCGGCGCCAGGGGCGCCCCGGGCACGCCCACCCCGCTCCCCGTTGGCTGTCACGCCGCCGCGTCCCGCCCCACCGGGGCGCCCGCCGCCACCACGGCTCCGCCCTCCCGCCTTCGCCATTGGCGACCTCGCCTAGCGGCCCCGCCCTTGCTGCCGCCTCATTGGGCTCCacgcgcccgccccgccgcgcgcCCCACGGTCGCGGCGCTCCATTGGTGCGCAGCGCTGCCACTCGGCGCggaggggggagggggggagacCGCCGGCAGCGTCGacgcggagcggggcgggcgggctGCGGCAGCGCCCGCCGGGCGAGCCTCGCTACGTgccgaggggcggggccggcggggcgcgATCGCTCGGCGCGGGGCGACTCCCGCGTCGGGACACGTGGCAGAACGAAGGGGCGGTGCGGGGGGCGGCCGGGAGGTCTGGGCGGACGGGGCGCAGGGCGCCTGCGCGGCGGAGCGCGCGCGGGGCCTGCCGCGCGGCACGTCCGCGCGCGGGTTTGAGGGGGaggggggccgggccgggggtcCCGTCACGGGGTCCCGGCGGGGCCGCCCGGGGCTGAGACCGCCCCTCctcgggccgggccggcggggccggcgctCCCACAGCTGGCCAGTCCCCGTCCCTGGAGCCCCGAACAAAGGCCGCGGGGCCCTGAGGCGGAGGGACGGCCCCTCCGCGGTAGGAGGGGCGGCCGAGCCGGGCAGGAGGGGCCCTGCGGCGCTCGGTGCCCGCGTTCGGCCGAGGGGCTCCGCCCGGTTCCGGTGCCCGTGTACCGCGGCTGCTCGCAGTGAGCGATGCGTGCGGTCCGCAGCGCTGCAGGGCCGCGGGAGGAAGGGAGCGGAGCCCAGGCGCGGAGGGAGCCGCGGGATCACGGCGGGGGCTGCGCAGCCCTGCCCCTCACCGGGGTCGCTCGGCAGAGGCGGCGCACGGAGAGCTGCGGGCGGGcagccggccccgccgccccgcgggAGGGCGGTGCGGGCGCTGCGGTGGGTCCCGCGGGGCCGCGAGGCGGGGACAGCCGGGTCGGGTCACGGTGCGGCGATCCAGGCGTGCCGCAGGCTCTGCGCGGCGCTGGCGCGGCGCTCGGGCGCGTAGTGCAGCGCGGGCAGCAGGAAGGCGGCGAAGGCGGCCGCGTCCCGCGGTGTCCAGCCGTGCCGGTCCGCCAGGATGCCGGGGAGGCTCCGGGGGAAGAGCCGGGAGAGCCGCAGCAGCGCGCCTGGCAGAAACAGCGTGGGCACAGCGCCTCAGTCACACCTGCACGGCTGAGGCTGCCGTGCCTCGCCTCAGAATTAACCCAAAGCATCCTGAAAGATCTTGGCCGCCTTCTTGGAATTATCTCTGTAAGCTCCACCTGTGCTCCCCATTGCAGGTTTGACTGTTGGGTGCTTCTCAGGAACCACCTTTCCAAGCTAGTGTTTGGAGTCCCCCTGTTCCTGAGTACTTTCTGTAGCTGAGAATGTGCCAAGAGTGCACAAAGTGTTCCAAGAATAACCATGATAGAGCCATTGCTGGGTGTATACCCTGTGCCTGCCTACACGCACCCAGATGCATTATGCTATTTCAGTGTCAGAACTCGCAAGACATTTTGGTTGAATTTGTTACGTGCCAGCCAGCTTTGTGGGGCCCAAAAGAGTGTACGACTGAGCGAGAAGCAGCCCTTGTCCTGGGGAGTGCATGGTGTAAATACAGTGATTCAAGTTAGGCAAGTGTGGTCAGGCCAGGTTGGCTCACAGGGAGAGTGAATGTAGAACTAGTTTTGACTCATTTCTTTTAAGCACCATAGAAGACGTAAGTGTGAGCGAAGGAGGTGTATGTGCAGGGAGGTGCTTGTTAAATTCCAGCATGGGACCAGTAGTATGCACTGAATGAACTGTGGGTAGGCTGGTAAGCATGAAGGCAGAGAAGGATGATAGGCCAAATTGCAGAAGGGTGGAGTCATGTGATGCCTTGTGGTCAAAGAAGGGTTTCAAGACTTATGAATCAAAGGGGAAGGAACTGGGGAGAATACAACAGAAGAGATGTTACAGTTGGGTCAGGAGACTAAATATAGCAGCCACGTTGGAAGGATGTGAGTGCTCCACTCCTGGTCATCATTGCTGTCTGCCAATGAACGGGTGAAATCCAGCCTGTTACACACTCTTTGGCCTTCTGGGCATGGAGTTGTTTCCTGTCTCTATTCCCATTTTCTCCAAATCCAAAGGAGAAAGAATGGAAATGCTTTCCCTGTTGGGTGTTTGTTATGACCATTTTTCAGGATTTTGCATCCGTCCCTGGAATACTCAGGGGATTGCAAAGAtaggcagagcagggagtgttATTGTTCTTTATGAAATTTCCATTTGTGTTCCATCCCTGCTTGTAGCCTGCATTATGTGAGTAACTTTTGGGGGAGCTCAGCATGAGCTGAGTAGGAGTGTGTCAGAGATctgcagtgatttttaaaataaacttccttATGCCAGTTCTTACCTGGCCTGCTGAAAAATTTTGTTGACTTGTTCCACGAGAAAACAATTTGAGGAGGAATTCTTCCCAAGAGTTCAATAATACGAGCAACATGATCTAgatggagggagggaagaaaaatgtagaTAAAATTTGTGACATTTCTGtcagtgaaatgaataaaactCATGGAGTCCTACCATCATCTCTGGAGAAGTACTTCCCAGGTTGAGGATCAAATAGACACTCCCCAGTTGCCATTTCAAATGCCTAAAAATGGAGTAGCACTGTTAATTCACTAATTGTCTTGAAGTTTTCCTTGCCCGCTAACTGATAGTACCAATTGCCCTCTATCACACAAAACTGATCCTAAGATGTGGAAATACACTGGCTTGATCTGTATCACAGTTAAACAACACCTTTAGCTCCATCAGGATGAAAAGCAGCATGTGCCTGATGCAGGCAAGCCTCTGAGCTAATCTACATGGAGTGTGAATTGCCTTAGAGTTTAAACTAAATTAGGAGTGGGTTGTACCAGCAGCAGACTTTTGCCTGAAGCTAGTAAGTGCCAACAGCCCCTTTTGCTTTCTCAGCAAGGAAGCTTTCTTTACACGGATAGGTGGGTGCTAGGGACATGCTGCCCTGGCCAGGTCATGTCTGTCACCTCCCTTACACACACAGTGTTGCCCCCAGTCCTACCAGGCAAGCTGTACTCCAGATATCCGCAGGAGTGCCGTAGTCTAATCCAAGAAGCACTTCCAGGGCACGATATGGCTGGGTCTGTATCTCCTTGGAAAAAGGCTTGTactaaaacagaaacaaaccccCTATGGCTAGTGTCCCTGAACCAGTCACAGTCACAGCAACACTGGTGCTCACAAGCTTCttgtgcagtgacaggacatTGGGGACACGAATGAATGTGTGTTCTCAGCTCTGCGCAGGACACGGCCAGCACGTTCCTGGCTTCACTGACACCAGTGGGAATCTACCTCCCACCATTTCACACTGAACATAGGTTTAAATTTCTAATTGCAGGGACTAACTGCAAGCTGCAGAAACATCCAAAGCTGACAATGTCTCAGGGAGACCGTGTGCAGCTTGGAGCTGAGAATGCCAAACATAACACCCCGCAGTATCAGCATCTCTGAAATAGCTGTTCAGCTGTgaagggacagacagacacacagtgTGGCATGGAAGGAAGCACACTGCATCCCACATTGTCATGGGATTGAGACTCAGAGCAGACTCACTGTCCAGCATGCGCTTCCTAGATCTGCAATTTTCACCTCTATGCTCATTAAATCAGATTCTTCCAACTGATTGCCAAGATCACCTCCTAGATgggaaagacaaagagaaatcaGGTCTTTCTGAACCAGCAAGTACACACCACTTACACAGGAGAGGCATGTCTACCTTCCCTTAAAGTTTCTTggcctaaatattttttctcataaatCAAATGCTGCCCCTCTTTTTTTGAAGGAACACAAAAGAATACCTGATATCCAGTATGAAAACATAAGAGAATGTTTGGGAGAACAGTAGCTTGGAGTGGAACAGTGTGACCATATGCTTCTGTCCTGCTGCAAGGCTCCTCTAGCACCAAGGTTAAATTACTGTGGGCTCAGAGGAGAGCACCAATCAGAGCCAAAACATCCATAATTTctcctcagcctccaacaaCCCCGCCTGTCACAGACCTTGGATACAGCCTGCTTGGCAAGCAACATGGAGATTACTCTTCCTTATGATCCCAGAAAAAGGTAATTCCTGGTTTGGTGCCTTAGAGTGAGCTGTCAGCCTATGCTTAATGTTGTGCTTTTCTGCTCTGAGCAAAAGACTTGATCACTAATTTAGCATTCCCTGATTGCCCCAGAGTTTGAGAGACAAAACAACACTGTTGTGGGAGAAATGTTCACAGGAGAACATGGTGCAAGGATAATATGAAAGGTCTCATTGCTGGGAGATGAGATAATCTCTCAAGAAACTCTCCAGCTCTATATCTTATTCAATATTCACACCATTCTGTGCAAATAAATTATGTCTCAGAAGGCCTTGAAGATTAGCAGCACATACAAGTCTCCCACCAACCTCAGAAATGAGGGAAATAAAGAGCAGGAGTGTCATGCAGCTTTCTGATCAAGCCATTTTGTATGTAAACCTTTCAGTAGctgaaaacatcagaaatgTGGAACTATCCTGTACCTAAAGCCCTGAGAGTGAGATCCGAGGTTGTGGTGGTACTGTTGAAAGATATCTGTGACCTATAGTTGTCCTTCACACAAACTCACCTGCAGGACCACGTTTCTGTAGGTGCCTTGAGCCCAGCCTGGTGTTTGTGttaagcagagaaaggagaggcCTTTCAGCAGCATAAACTGGCTATATTGTTTCATACTGCTGTAATGTTTTGTACTGGCTGTTGCAGGAGCTGTGAACCTTTCCTAAGGTATCTGTACCTGCTGCCTCTCATTTCTCTCCTGTCAATAAACACTGAAGTCcattttcttgttaaaaaagCCGTGGAGTGCTCACCTGCTCGCTTTAGCCTCACTCCTGTTCCCTGGTCACAGTCGAGTGTATCCATGAGAAGCCTCTGGAGCCGTTTGGTGCATCCATACAGCAGGATGTTCTCCGGTTTGATGTCTGCGTGGATGATGCGGCAGCGCTTGTGCAGGAagtgcagccctgccagcacctgggcaatgaggcagcagtgtcacagcagctctgagggagactcctctgcctctcctgccccagcagctgccagagcaggcaggcacagcaggagtGCAAgtcagggacaggctgggcgCTGGTGGTAACTATTGGCAATAAATGGTTTCCTGTTGGGGTGGCCTGTGAGAGCAGGCACAGGGTTTCATCAgcccacacagcagcagagccccaggagcaaGAGGAGGCCTGGACATCCCGGTGAGGAAAGGGATGTTTGGGGTGACACACAGCAAAAGGCAGTGTGACAATCCACAGATATCAGCACGCATGGGCAAGCCCAGGGAGGTGAGAAGAGGATGGGGCTATGAGGATTATGATTTGCATCATGATTACAAAGCTgaaatttctcctgaaaaaacTTTCTTGTTTGTATGGCTGTTGTGTCCTGGGACCTCTGTGCCTTCCCACTGATTATAACCAGTCCCCAGCTTCCATTTGAATGACAGTGACATGGCAAGTGAGGGTGTCCCAtcataaaaggaaagaagaagacaCAGAATAACACAGACAGGAGGGGGAGAGACCATGAGTGACCGCAGAGAGAGAATTTCAGGGCCCTGCAGGGGCGCCATGTAAGGAAAGAACAGCTTGTGATGCAGCCGGGAGAGCCTGGCCTGTCACAGGGGAGAGATAAACAACACCTACCAGAGATGAACAGTCACTATCAGAAATCAATAACAGAGAAAAGGCTATGGGGAgatttaggtttgtttttttaacactgTGGTCAATCATACAAGACTGGTAAATATTCTCTGTATTATCAAATTCTATTCTGGGATGAacaccagccccagggaaaTATCAGCCTTAAATGGTAACTGTGAAACGTGGGGAAAGATTTAAATAACTAAACTGGAATGAATCAGAAGTAAATACTGCCCCAGTGCTGATCTGAAGGGGGAAAACAGATCTGAGATTTTACAGTTAAAGCAAATAATGTATCAAGCAAAACCCCGAGTGTGAAATGGAGCACAGAGGTAATGCCATTACATTTTTGTGTAACTTACTCAGGTGTTAGTAGAGCTTCTTTAGAGAAAGGAGAGGCTACTACAGAAAACAGGATGAAGGAGgaagcaattttctttcttagtaTCCCTAGAAGGGCACAGGAATCAGGGTAGCAAATCTTCATCTTGGCAAGTGTGCAGACTTCTGATAAATCTCAGCACGAAAtgcaaaaagtaattttaactaTTCTCAGGCCTCACTCAGGTTTCCCATTCCTTaagcagagccagcccagaagAAACTCAGTTTTCACCATCTTTTAAATAGGCACAACATATCCTTACAGGGGATGAAGGAAAAGttggctctgtgcagggaagCCTCAACATGGAAAGAGAACCAGCTGGCCAAATCAGCAATTTAGAAATGCGTGTAAAGATGAGAGGGAGACCTTGAGCAGCCTTCAGTGGTAGCaagctgctggagctgacagTGTGACCCACAGCTGGATGCCAAGGCAAATTCCAGCAGTCTGACATTACTGCCAGAGGGGACTTCTcaaggcagcaggagggcagagatgGTTTGCCCACGAGAAGCAGAACTATGGCAGGCTGTTTGTCCCCTGCTACTTCtacaagcagcagagagcccaGTGATTACTGAGCTGATGGGAATAGAAGTGCCAGCCCTGACTCACTGGTGTAGATCTGCAGGCTGTTGGCATTTTGTGGCCCTGACTCCTTCCCAAACCTGAGGAGGCTGCAGGCTTAGGCAGTAAcaccccagcccttccccttgGGAGGAAGACTGTGGCACATCCCACAGCCAACAGCCCCTTGGAGCCCTTGCCTGATTGCAGCTAAGTCCTCACCTGCTGTAAAGACTTTTTCACAAAAGGCAAGGGTAGTCCCTGGGCTGTGTAGTTCTCCATCAGACATCGAATGGAAGGACCCAGCAACTCAAATACCAGGCACGCATGTGGGAAAGAGTTAGGGATTCACCAACAGGGAAAGGTATTACCACCAGCCCTCTGCCTTTCACCAAAGCAAATACCTCCCCATTCAGCCTCTCCCCTCCAGCCACGCCCATGTGCCCTGCTCCAGCTACAGCCCTGCTCATCCTCCTCGTGGCAGCACAGCACTCAGATTTACACCATCCTGTGGCTTTCCAAGGCAAGCCCAGCCTTTGCTGGCCCAGAAAAGCACTCTCCATAGAAGGATATGGAAACCATTCTCTCCAATCATTCTGAAGTCGTCTAACAAACAGACGATGTTTTCTCCTGCCAGATCTTTCTTCTTCATGCAGCTTACCTGTGGGGGATAATTCCAAGAAGCTGCAATTAGAGACATATATATGCACAAGGGCACCTTGCAcctgttttttccctgtctcaCAGACTTTATCTTCTGGGAGTTGGCAATTCATGACAAATCCCAGGAAAACAACATCAGGAAAACCAGGAATGAGTTTCTGTATGTTTTGTCTTGCTCTTGACCAGGTGGGACCCTCACACTCACAGTGTCAAAACAACTCACACCAATCCTGCTGATAGTATCTAGCacatttcctgctgcctgttCTCTCCAGGCAGACCCAGAAAGTGTTCCTGCTTGTGTTGGAAAGGGATTCCCCCAAGAAgacagctccctgctcccagcatcAATGGCTGTCCATTTCCTTTGCCTCACACCAGCCTTTCAGGAGTTTCCCTAAAGGtgctgcagagaggcagagacaCTGTGGCTGTCTTTGGCCACTTGAATGCTACATGTCTTATCAGGGTAGAGAGCAGTTTCCACGTCTGGAAGAACGCAGTGAAGGGGACTTCTTTGTGCTGGAAAAGGGTTGGCTGTGGGCAAGTACTGCAGTGATCTACAGGATACAGAGGGGTGGTGGAGGGAGTGAACACATCTTTTGTACTAGAGCCAGGAGTCTTCAAACCCAGCATGTAGTAGGTCCAAAATCAGAGCAGATGGTTCTTCACACAGAATATGGGTAACTGGGGACAGTTCTTGTTACAGGGGGCTGCAAGTATTGAATATCACAGGGGCTTTCAAGGGTTCAAGGTAAATCCACTGAGAATTCCTGCCCACACAAGCATCATCCTTGGCTCGAGAAATTTGCAGCTGGAAACTGCAACAGGCCAGGGGAGTATTCAGTGGGAGCAGCACCCCGTGCTCAGCTTGTCCTTACACCCACCTGGATATTTGCTTTTGGCCCAGGGTACTGTGTTAAGTGAACCTCCAGGCACAGGTGCTACAGCACCCCCAGCACCACACACCTGTGCTACAAGGAGTACCAGTGGCTTGCTCTCCCAGAGCACTTACCCTGGTACAGAAGTTCatgctgtttttttctcatttcatggCCACAACCACCAGGGTTTTGGTTTGGCTCACTTTGCAGATGTCAGATCCACCTGCACCAGTGCCAGAAGGTTCTGGCACAACAGAAGTGAGCAGTCCTGGAAGCAGAGACCAGATCAtctctcc
This is a stretch of genomic DNA from Sylvia atricapilla isolate bSylAtr1 chromosome 11, bSylAtr1.pri, whole genome shotgun sequence. It encodes these proteins:
- the LOC136366189 gene encoding SRSF protein kinase 3-like yields the protein MATLQLSSSLERSKVLNIAPPGHHCLHPMPGSAMPQGHGAAGAAGDATAQRTGGHRPMQEGEVFNTRYRVLHKLGCGTFATVWLCQDMRRKKQVAVKVLKSREGFAETAQDEVAFLHCVSCMKKKDLAGENIVCLLDDFRMIGENGFHACLVFELLGPSIRCLMENYTAQGLPLPFVKKSLQQVLAGLHFLHKRCRIIHADIKPENILLYGCTKRLQRLLMDTLDCDQGTGVRLKRAGGDLGNQLEESDLMSIEVKIADLGSACWTYKPFSKEIQTQPYRALEVLLGLDYGTPADIWSTACLAFEMATGECLFDPQPGKYFSRDDDHVARIIELLGRIPPQIVFSWNKSTKFFSRPGALLRLSRLFPRSLPGILADRHGWTPRDAAAFAAFLLPALHYAPERRASAAQSLRHAWIAAP